The Vibrio tasmaniensis genomic sequence GGGCTTGCTATCGCTCTTGCATCATCATTGATAATGACCGCTCAAGCGGAAACAATCACTATTGAACACGTAAAGGGCACGGCGCAGTTTACCGAAGTACCACAGCGCGTTGTGGTACTTGGCTTTGGTAGCTTGGATGTGCTTGATCAGATTGGTATACAGCCAGTTGGCGCGCCTCACAGCCTAATGCCTGACTACCTAGCTTCGTACAAAGATACGACGGCAAATACGGGCTCATTGAGTGAACCTGATTTTGAAGCTATCTACATGCTGAAGCCTGACATCATCATTGCCGAAAACCGTATGCTTAAGGTTTACGATCAACTAGCAAAAATAGCTCCGACCATCATGTTCTCTATTGAAGGTGACAAATACTGGGCTGATGCTCAGCAAAACTGGCGCGCGCTAGGCAAGCTCTTTGGTAAGCAAGCTAAAGTAGAAGCGCTCATTAAAGAGACTCAAGCTTCTATCACGGCGGTTAACGACAAAGTCGCGTCTGACGAAACGTCAGCAATGATGCTAATGAACAACGGCAACAACATTGCGATGTTCAATAAGGGCAGTCGCTTCTCAATCATCTTTGATGACTTTGGCTTTGTGGAGTCAAAGAGTGCGACAGTGGCTCCAATCAAAGGGACACACGGTAACTTAATCTCGTTTGAATACATTGCTGACGCAAAACCTGAAGTGCTTTACGTGCTTGACCGCGAAAAAGCGATCGGTAGGTCAGAAGGGCGCGCACAACAGCTGTTTGACAACCCACTGGTTGCGGCAACACCAGCAGCGCAGCAAGGCAACATCGTTTACCTTGATTCAAGTGCTTGGTATCTGGTAGGTGGCGGCGTAACAGCGATTCACAGAATGTTGGGTGATATTGAACGTACGATTCAATAGTTACTAATCATCAGATTCTCGGGCTTATAAGAGTGTTCTTATAAGCCTTTTTTCACTTTTTTATACGGTCTCCCCGATCCTACCTTTAGTATTACTTCTATGTTGAAACCCATTGCAGCTGCTGTATTTCTTGTTGTGTTATGCGTTGCGTCATTAATGATTGGAGTCGCTGAGATCAGTTTTAGCGATTTTTTCAATGGCAACCAACACGCCAACTCTATTTATGTTGTTAGTCGGATCCCTCGACTGTTCGCGATTGTGCTTGCCGGTGCTGGCTTGAGTGTTGCTGGCTTGATAATGCAACAGATTGTTCAGAATAAGTTTGCTGCGCCTTCGACGATGGGCACGATTGATTGCGCCATGCTTGGGTATATAGTCGGTATTCTGGTGCTGGGCAATGCAGCGCAATGGAGCTATTTAGGTTTCATTTTCGCGTTTGCGGTTTTCGGCACCATGCTATTGGTCCGCTTTCTACAACACTTGAAGTTCAAGAATGCGGTGTTGGTACCTTTGATTGGCATCATGTATGGCAACGTTATTTCCTCTCTAACAACCTTTGTCGCTTACAAATACGATTTAGTACAAACCATGTCGGCTTGGACGATGGCGAACTTTGCGAGTGTATTGCAAGGCAGCTATGAAATCCTTTACCTCGCGGTTCCTGCATGTGTGTTGGCTTATTACTTTGCGAGTCAGTTCAGTGCGGCAAGTATTGGTGAAAGCTTCGCAAAAAACATTGGCCTCAATTATCAGAAGATCGTCTTCATTGGTGTTGCATTGGTTGCTATCTGCGCCTCTTCTGTGGTGATGATCGTTGGTGTTATCCCATTTCTTGGCCTTATCGTGCCGAATATCGTGTCGTTGATGATGGGCGATAACATGAAGAAAATTCTGCCTTGGACAGCCTACTGGGGCGTGATCTTGGTATTGGCCTGCGATTTGTTAGCTCGAATCGTTATCTTCCCTTACGAGATTCCAATCTCAATGGTAATCAGTGTCTTTGGCGGCTTGATTTTTATCTACCTGATCATGAGAGACAAGTCGAATGCGTGATTCAGTAAAAATTGCGATTCTGGCTATCGCGTCTTTGGGTATGGCGGCAGTATTTGTGGGGCAGGGACTTACGTCGGATAACTACGAGTTCTTCTTGTCTTTGCGACTACCCAAACTTCTGTCGATTGTGTTGGCGGCGGTGGCGATTTCTGCATCGTCATTGGTTTTCCAAACCATCACTAATAATCGAATTCTAACCCCATCCATCTTGGGCTTTGACAGTTTGTATATGCTAGTTCAAACGGTGCTTCTGTTTGTGTTTGGCAGTACCAGTTTCTGGGTGATTGATTCAATCGCAAACTTTTCATTGTCTGTGACTGTGATGATCTTGTTCTCGTTTGCGTTGTTCCATTTTTACTTCAAGAGTAAGCGAAACAACGTATTTACACTGTTGTTGATTGGTATTGTGTGCGGCAGCGTATTCTCTAGCTTAGCTAACTTCTTGGCAATGTTGATTGACCCGAACGAGTTTGCCGTGCTGCAAAATGTGATGTTCGCGAGCTTCAATAACGTGAAAGGTGAACTGGTTTACCTCAGCCTTATTCCACTGGGTTTGAGCTTGCTTGGCCTGTGGTTGTTGGCTCCCAAGCTTGATGTGCTTTGGCTTGGTGTTGATAACGCGACAAGCTTGGGCGTGAACACCAAGCGATTGACTCAGATTACCTTGGTGATTGTGTCTGTTATGGTCGCAGTATCGACTGCTTTGGTTGGCCCTGTGCTGTTCTTTGGCTTAATCACCGTGAGCTTAGCTCGTCAGATATTCAAATCTTATCAACACCGTGTGCTTATTCTCGCGAGCAGCTTGTTAGCGATCGTGCTATTGGTTTCAGGCCAATGGTTTATCGAAAAAGTGATGGCTTTTGAAACCACAGTGAGCGTGATCATTAACTTGGTCGGCGGTTTGTATTTTA encodes the following:
- a CDS encoding siderophore ABC transporter substrate-binding protein is translated as MKKTINSVRQLLGGLAIALASSLIMTAQAETITIEHVKGTAQFTEVPQRVVVLGFGSLDVLDQIGIQPVGAPHSLMPDYLASYKDTTANTGSLSEPDFEAIYMLKPDIIIAENRMLKVYDQLAKIAPTIMFSIEGDKYWADAQQNWRALGKLFGKQAKVEALIKETQASITAVNDKVASDETSAMMLMNNGNNIAMFNKGSRFSIIFDDFGFVESKSATVAPIKGTHGNLISFEYIADAKPEVLYVLDREKAIGRSEGRAQQLFDNPLVAATPAAQQGNIVYLDSSAWYLVGGGVTAIHRMLGDIERTIQ
- a CDS encoding ABC transporter permease, translating into MLKPIAAAVFLVVLCVASLMIGVAEISFSDFFNGNQHANSIYVVSRIPRLFAIVLAGAGLSVAGLIMQQIVQNKFAAPSTMGTIDCAMLGYIVGILVLGNAAQWSYLGFIFAFAVFGTMLLVRFLQHLKFKNAVLVPLIGIMYGNVISSLTTFVAYKYDLVQTMSAWTMANFASVLQGSYEILYLAVPACVLAYYFASQFSAASIGESFAKNIGLNYQKIVFIGVALVAICASSVVMIVGVIPFLGLIVPNIVSLMMGDNMKKILPWTAYWGVILVLACDLLARIVIFPYEIPISMVISVFGGLIFIYLIMRDKSNA
- a CDS encoding iron chelate uptake ABC transporter family permease subunit yields the protein MRDSVKIAILAIASLGMAAVFVGQGLTSDNYEFFLSLRLPKLLSIVLAAVAISASSLVFQTITNNRILTPSILGFDSLYMLVQTVLLFVFGSTSFWVIDSIANFSLSVTVMILFSFALFHFYFKSKRNNVFTLLLIGIVCGSVFSSLANFLAMLIDPNEFAVLQNVMFASFNNVKGELVYLSLIPLGLSLLGLWLLAPKLDVLWLGVDNATSLGVNTKRLTQITLVIVSVMVAVSTALVGPVLFFGLITVSLARQIFKSYQHRVLILASSLLAIVLLVSGQWFIEKVMAFETTVSVIINLVGGLYFMFLLLRTRIQ